In Nocardia asteroides, a single genomic region encodes these proteins:
- a CDS encoding response regulator, whose protein sequence is MTGQRLVLVIEDSADDREAIERALRASHPDLLVEFVADGADGPARLRDTGRPRPALVLLDLNMPGTDGYTVLSLLRAEPAAAELTVVVFTSSTASGDIDRCYAAGADSYIYKPVDFTLFRTVLQGAVDYWLEQDRDHEKPEGPLAPG, encoded by the coding sequence GTGACCGGGCAACGCCTCGTCCTCGTCATCGAGGACTCCGCCGACGACCGGGAGGCGATCGAGCGCGCGCTGCGCGCCTCGCACCCGGACCTGCTCGTCGAGTTCGTCGCCGACGGCGCGGACGGGCCTGCCCGGCTGCGCGACACCGGGAGGCCGCGCCCCGCGCTGGTCCTGCTTGACCTGAACATGCCGGGCACCGACGGCTACACCGTGCTGTCTCTGCTCCGGGCCGAGCCCGCCGCCGCGGAGCTCACGGTGGTGGTCTTCACCTCGTCGACGGCCTCCGGCGACATCGACAGGTGTTACGCCGCTGGTGCGGACAGTTATATCTACAAGCCGGTGGATTTCACCCTGTTCCGGACCGTGCTCCAGGGTGCGGTCGACTACTGGCTGGAGCAGGATCGAGACCACGAGAAGCCGGAAGGGCCGCTGGCACCGGGGTGA